A region of Toxorhynchites rutilus septentrionalis strain SRP chromosome 1, ASM2978413v1, whole genome shotgun sequence DNA encodes the following proteins:
- the LOC129763056 gene encoding microtubule-associated protein futsch-like produces MKLQIALFLTLFAIAYTSPLPQAIEDTKHEEPAALPVETAPTEVAPVEAVPAEAESRKEDTPSEEKSAPATTESDSERTTELPATTVVSADPAPEAKVEIAADETKKEDALVVPDVQAGLAGIAAEASEAVAAAPVSELKEETVQLKVNEVKEDTAQLDSSDDKDNTVQLKSSEAKEDTIKIADAVEPAAVAADETSRAIRTIAEEEEKKEVVSKVEGETVDAATVAAVVADIKEKAVEVPEEKATPAEEINEAASTLDTAAEKKVEQEVVAATTTVETKTDATTVPAVTVIAATAKPKSDSSEESKESQESDEKP; encoded by the coding sequence ATGAAACTACAAATCGCACTCTTCTTGACGCTATTCGCAATTGCGTATACCTCACCTCTGCCACAGGCCATCGAGGATACGAAGCATGAAGAGCCAGCAGCGCTTCCAGTGGAGACAGCTCCGACAGAAGTGGCACCGGTAGAAGCAGTACCAGCAGAGGCAGAGTCTCGCAAAGAAGATACCCCATCCGAAGAAAAGTCCGCACCCGCAACAACAGAGTCTGACAGCGAACGAACAACGGAACTGCCAGCTACGACAGTCGTTTCTGCCGATCCCGCCCCCGAAGCAAAGGTTGAAATAGCTGCTGacgaaacaaagaaagaagatgCTCTGGTTGTACCAGATGTTCAAGCAGGATTAGCGGGTATTGCTGCTGAAGCCTCCGAAGCGGTTGCTGCAGCACCGGTATCTGAATTGAAAGAAGAGACAGTTCAGCTAAAAGTAAATGAAGTTAAGGAAGACACAGCTCAACTCGATTCAAGCGACGATAAAGATAATACGGTTCAGCTGAAATCAAGCGAGGCTAAGGAAGATACCATCAAGATTGCCGATGCCGTAGAAcccgctgctgttgctgccgaTGAAACTTCTCGTGCTATTCGCACAATCGCggaggaagaagaaaaaaaggaagTCGTTAGCAAGGTTGAAGGAGAGACTGTCGACGCTGCGACCGTGGCAGCAGTTGTTGCTGATATTAAGGAGAAGGCCGTAGAAGTCCCTGAAGAAAAAGCTACACCAGCAGAAGAAATAAATGAAGCTGCATCTACTCTCGATACAGCAGCTGAAAAGAAGGTCGAACAGGAAGTCGTTGCTGCCACCACCACAGTGGAAACTAAGACAGATGCCACTACCGTTCCTGCTGTTACAGTCATTGCTGCTACTGCAAAACCAAAATCGGACAGCTCAGAAGAAAGCAAAGAAAGTCAAGAATCAGATGAAAAGCCTTAA
- the LOC129763076 gene encoding autophagy-related protein 101 has product MNARSQSFDLTMEGSQVDEAVSSIFHTILFHRSLGKFLYSGEAMYSVGSIGFSDVDCNFFDYTYLSCTSPRLDETIKKEIGAFSRQLRSNESSGTGQISLEFFQRKRARWTFMTECIPWEVWTIRLDLINLTNEDDHQMCRERVGEMVMDKIFYITEAMNRHDYLPKTPNQTELDSVFDTSYPDVQPYLFQFKFSTTGPSTNSVGKTVRKLFKETLSL; this is encoded by the coding sequence ATGAATGCTCGCTCTCAATCATTCGATCTGACGATGGAAGGTAGTCAGGTGGACGAAGCTGTCAGCAGTATCTTTCATACGATTCTTTTCCACCGAAGTCTTGGAAAGTTTTTGTACAGTGGTGAAGCAATGTATTCTGTGGGTAGTATTGGATTCTCGGATGTAGATTGTAACTTCTTCGACTACACCTATCTTAGCTGCACGTCCCCAAGGCTCGATGAAACCATAAAGAAAGAGATTGGAGCATTTAGCCGTCAGCTGCGTAGCAACGAAAGTTCTGGCACTGGACAGATTAGCTTGGAATTTTTTCAACGCAAGAGAGCACGCTGGACATTCATGACTGAATGTATTCCATGGGAAGTTTGGACCATTAGACTGGATCTAATAAACCTTACCAATGAGGACGATCATCAAATGTGTCGCGAGAGGGTCGGGGAAATGGTGATGGATAAAATTTTCTATATCACCGAGGCGATGAATCGTCATGACTATTTACCAAAGACACCTAACCAGACGGAGCTGGACTCGGTTTTTGACACATCTTATCCGGACGTTCAGCCGTATTTGTTCCAGTTCAAATTCTCTACGACTGGACCAAGCACTAACTCGGTTGGGAAAACAGTGAGAAAACTGTTCAAAGAAACCCTCTCGTTGTGA